Proteins encoded by one window of Crassostrea angulata isolate pt1a10 chromosome 9, ASM2561291v2, whole genome shotgun sequence:
- the LOC128162116 gene encoding twist-related protein 2-like, with product MENLARTRFSPDYIFHSGQIKQEIPPDGCDFYDDEGISRRKRSFSKGSSDGFQSMSSPESADDGISHKKAKKKSLSFEEIQTQRVLANVRERQRTQSLNEAFAQLRQIIPTLPSDKLSKIQTLKLATRYIDFLYNVLRNEELVDLYGNGGKMTSCNYVANERLSYAFSVWRMEGNWSLPSD from the coding sequence ATGGAAAATCTCGCGAGAACTCGTTTTTCTCCGGATTACATTTTTCATTCCGGACAAATTAAGCAGGAAATCCCTCCGGACGGTTGTGATTTTTATGACGACGAAGGAATAAGCAGACGCAAGCGAAGTTTCTCTAAAGGCAGTAGCGATGGGTTCCAGAGCATGTCGTCCCCAGAGAGCGCTGACGACGGGATATCGCATAAGAAAGCCAAAAAGAAATCGTTGTCATTCGAGGAAATTCAGACGCAACGCGTCCTTGCCAACGTCCGCGAGAGACAAAGGACACAGTCCTTAAACGAGGCCTTCGCCCAGCTGAGACAAATCATCCCGACACTTCCGTCTGACAAACTGAGCAAGATTCAGACTCTGAAGCTGGCCACGCGCTATATCGACTTCCTGTATAACGTATTACGTAACGAGGAATTAGTGGATCTGTACGGAAATGGCGGGAAAATGACCAGCTGTAATTATGTGGCTAATGAGAGACTGAGCTACGCCTTCTCTGTCTGGAGAATGGAGGGAAACTGGTCGCTGCCCTCCGACTGA